One genomic window of Micromonospora sp. WMMD1128 includes the following:
- a CDS encoding GAF domain-containing sensor histidine kinase, with the protein MPASTSGQPQTQLLAAAARAVLLALVAALTLLATREPAQLWWIALLGVAGLPGVLAPQHRLLAPISRFAEVVVLGLAASQVAADTQLTGVTGGLGASAVLPYLAVPVTVTALRRRFREGAALLVVAAATLLASAAFTEVGGEPQLGQVGYLAVCAQWLILAALGLYTAGTLQRVMRVRGESKPQPYAEATRLLTQLRTVARQLPGATLDPGGISEHLLEELRMVAKTDRGAVLSASGGGRLVVLAQIGADRVDWETTLDADSAIADAWASQQPTVSARSQARSRRSGEVSALIVPLVAGVRTVGLVVIEADAGAAYPPPVVSRVTALTGPAALRLEAALLFDEVRSLATNEERQRLAREIHDGVAQELVMVGYGIDNALATVHDDAEETADSLRTLRQEVTRVIQELRLSLFELRSEVDRHGGLAAAIAEYARTVGASGGLRVNLSLDESTARLPAATEAELLRIAQEAVTNARKHAGASNLWVTCEVDPPYARIEVSDDGHGIGDQRPEGHYGLAIMAERAERIRGRLEIRPRQPSGTTVAVLLGSSPRRDKVRGSAAAAEGE; encoded by the coding sequence GTGCCCGCCTCCACATCCGGACAGCCGCAGACGCAGCTCCTCGCGGCTGCGGCCCGCGCGGTCCTCCTCGCGCTCGTCGCCGCCCTGACCCTGCTCGCCACCCGCGAACCCGCCCAACTCTGGTGGATCGCCCTGCTCGGCGTCGCCGGGCTGCCCGGCGTACTGGCCCCGCAGCACCGGCTGCTGGCCCCGATCAGCCGCTTCGCCGAGGTGGTGGTGCTCGGGCTGGCCGCCAGCCAGGTCGCCGCCGACACCCAGCTCACCGGCGTGACCGGCGGGCTGGGCGCGTCGGCGGTCCTGCCGTACCTCGCCGTGCCGGTCACCGTCACCGCGCTGCGCCGCCGGTTCCGCGAGGGTGCCGCGCTGCTCGTGGTGGCCGCGGCGACGCTGCTCGCGAGCGCCGCGTTCACCGAGGTCGGCGGTGAGCCGCAGCTCGGCCAGGTCGGCTACCTCGCGGTCTGCGCCCAGTGGCTGATCCTCGCCGCCCTCGGCCTCTACACCGCCGGCACGCTCCAGCGGGTGATGCGGGTCCGCGGCGAGAGCAAACCCCAGCCGTACGCCGAGGCGACCCGCCTGCTGACCCAGCTGCGGACGGTCGCCCGCCAGCTGCCCGGCGCCACGCTCGACCCGGGGGGCATCTCCGAGCACCTGCTGGAGGAGCTGCGGATGGTGGCGAAGACCGACCGCGGCGCGGTGCTGTCCGCCAGCGGCGGCGGCCGGCTGGTGGTGCTCGCGCAGATCGGCGCGGACCGGGTCGACTGGGAGACCACGCTCGACGCCGACTCGGCCATCGCCGACGCCTGGGCCAGCCAGCAACCGACCGTCTCGGCCCGCTCGCAGGCCCGGTCCCGGCGCTCCGGCGAGGTGTCCGCCCTGATCGTGCCGCTCGTCGCCGGCGTGCGCACGGTCGGCCTGGTGGTCATCGAGGCGGACGCCGGCGCCGCGTACCCGCCGCCCGTGGTGTCCCGGGTGACGGCGCTCACCGGCCCGGCCGCGCTGCGGCTGGAGGCCGCTCTGCTCTTCGACGAGGTGCGCTCGCTCGCCACCAACGAGGAGCGGCAGCGGCTGGCCCGGGAGATCCACGACGGGGTCGCCCAGGAGCTGGTCATGGTCGGTTACGGCATCGACAACGCCCTGGCCACCGTGCACGACGACGCCGAGGAGACCGCCGACTCGCTGCGCACGCTGCGCCAGGAGGTCACCCGGGTGATCCAGGAGCTGCGGCTCAGCCTGTTCGAGCTGCGCAGCGAGGTGGACCGGCACGGCGGCCTGGCCGCCGCCATCGCCGAGTACGCCCGCACCGTCGGCGCCTCCGGCGGACTGCGGGTGAACCTCTCCCTGGACGAGTCGACCGCCCGGCTGCCGGCCGCCACCGAGGCCGAGTTGCTGCGCATCGCGCAGGAGGCGGTGACGAACGCGCGAAAGCACGCCGGCGCCTCGAACCTCTGGGTCACGTGTGAGGTTGATCCCCCGTACGCCCGGATCGAAGTGTCGGATGACGGTCACGGCATCGGTGACCAGCGGCCCGAGGGGCACTATGGTCTTGCGATCATGGCGGAGAGGGCGGAACGTATCCGAGGCCGGTTGGAGATCAGGCCGCGGCAACCCAGCGGCACAACCGTGGCGGTGCTACTCGGTTCGTCGCCCCGGCGCGATAAGGTGCGCGGCAGCGCCGCAGCAGCAGAAGGGGAGTAA
- a CDS encoding bifunctional diguanylate cyclase/phosphodiesterase, with the protein MTQAQLEEVLQRLTERLAEAMRADPFDLRIGHQVGAELVQSHITSAEGLGRTVEVIQLRLVRDLDLDIDDAEDRMARLLATVATGYARALRDRTLDEQESIRRAAMMARAQAERALRDSEARFRHQATHDPLTDLPNRTLFTERLTAAIATPGRGADRVGVCFLDLDRFKVVNDSLGHQIGDSLLVTVAHRLRGALGGHLVARLGGDEFVILVERTAGTDDAVKVAEAALDAIREPALVDGHELTVSASVGIVERPVAGTSPMELMRAADSTLHWAKAAGGARWALFDADRNRRELARYALSAAIPAALDRGEFYLDYQPLTSLRDGRVLGMEALVRWRHPELGILRPDSFIPLAEETGLIVRLGSWVLAEACREAGTWSTAGADAPFVSVNLAVRQLHRPDLVPEVQGVLGRTGLPPERLQLEITESTMMSTVVEPVRALRVLGDLGVRVAIDDFGTGYCNLAYLRDLPVNELKVAGEFVTGLRAPAGDPGRGTDERILASLVSLAHALDLTVTAEGVETADQADRLRDIGCDAGQGWHFGRPGPAPRR; encoded by the coding sequence ATGACCCAGGCCCAGCTGGAGGAGGTGCTGCAACGGCTCACCGAGCGGCTGGCGGAGGCGATGCGCGCCGACCCGTTCGACCTGCGGATCGGCCATCAGGTGGGCGCGGAGCTGGTGCAGTCGCACATCACCTCCGCCGAAGGACTCGGCCGCACCGTCGAGGTGATCCAGCTCCGGCTGGTCCGCGACCTCGACCTGGACATCGACGACGCCGAGGACCGGATGGCCCGGTTGCTCGCCACCGTCGCCACCGGGTACGCCCGGGCGCTGCGCGACCGCACGCTCGACGAGCAGGAGTCCATCCGACGGGCCGCCATGATGGCCCGGGCGCAGGCCGAACGGGCGCTGCGGGACAGCGAGGCCCGGTTCCGGCACCAGGCCACCCACGACCCGCTTACCGACCTGCCGAACCGCACCCTGTTCACCGAGCGGCTGACCGCCGCGATCGCCACGCCCGGCCGGGGCGCCGACCGGGTCGGCGTCTGCTTCCTCGACCTGGACCGCTTCAAAGTGGTGAACGACTCCCTCGGCCACCAGATCGGCGACTCGCTGCTGGTCACGGTGGCGCACCGGTTACGCGGGGCGCTCGGCGGGCATCTGGTGGCCCGCCTCGGCGGCGACGAGTTCGTGATCCTGGTGGAGCGCACCGCCGGCACCGACGACGCGGTGAAGGTCGCCGAGGCGGCGCTGGACGCGATCCGTGAGCCGGCGCTCGTCGACGGGCACGAGCTGACCGTGTCGGCGAGCGTCGGCATCGTGGAGCGCCCGGTGGCCGGCACCTCGCCGATGGAGCTGATGCGCGCGGCGGACAGCACGCTGCACTGGGCCAAGGCCGCCGGTGGGGCCCGCTGGGCACTGTTCGACGCCGACCGCAACCGCCGCGAGCTGGCCCGGTACGCGCTGTCCGCGGCGATTCCCGCCGCCCTCGACCGGGGCGAGTTCTACCTGGACTACCAGCCGCTGACCTCGTTGCGTGACGGCCGGGTCCTCGGCATGGAGGCGTTGGTGCGCTGGCGCCACCCGGAGCTGGGGATCCTCCGGCCGGACAGCTTCATCCCGCTGGCCGAGGAGACCGGGCTGATCGTGCGGTTGGGGAGCTGGGTGCTGGCCGAGGCGTGCCGCGAGGCCGGCACCTGGTCGACTGCGGGTGCGGACGCCCCGTTCGTCAGCGTCAACCTGGCCGTGCGTCAGCTCCACCGGCCCGACCTCGTGCCCGAGGTGCAGGGCGTGCTCGGCCGCACCGGCCTGCCCCCGGAACGGCTGCAACTGGAGATCACCGAAAGCACCATGATGAGCACCGTGGTCGAGCCGGTCCGGGCCCTGCGGGTGCTCGGTGACCTCGGCGTCCGGGTGGCCATCGACGACTTCGGCACCGGCTACTGCAACCTCGCCTACCTGCGGGACCTGCCGGTGAACGAGCTCAAGGTGGCCGGCGAGTTCGTGACCGGGCTGCGGGCACCGGCCGGTGACCCGGGCCGGGGCACCGACGAGCGGATCCTCGCTTCGCTGGTCTCGCTGGCGCACGCCCTCGACCTCACCGTCACCGCCGAGGGGGTGGAGACGGCCGACCAGGCGGACCGGTTGCGCGACATCGGCTGCGACGCCGGACAGGGCTGGCACTTCGGCCGCCCCGGCCCCGCCCCCCGGAGGTAA
- a CDS encoding sensor histidine kinase yields MDASARVRLRVWLRPGVITVVQGLLIALLSLGTHVALFVLSVVALGLIPVFGVGFALFPVVTAGVRLCAGLHRRLARWGGMELATPYLPAPDGARFGTWRRFRWVVSDPATWRDLAWLLPGAITGAVCLVAFALPAYGLEGLVGLPMVLHTAGLWYGYGPFWPIDNTVQALLCFPTGALLLIAGVAAGRWLVWLHVRFAGLFLPPTRGAELALRVRQLTVTRAEAVDAQAAELRRIERDLHDGAQARLVALSMSIGLAEQLVGDDPAAVRRLLAEARETSGQALAELRGLVRGIHPPVLAERGLPGAVRALALAVPLPVEVTVDLPGRPAAPVESAAYFAVAEALANVGKHSGATRAWVELRYTAGRLIMVVGDDGRGGATSGAGGGLAGTGRRLAAFDGTMAVTSPAGGPTVISMELPCELSSPRTSPSSGTG; encoded by the coding sequence GTGGACGCTTCGGCACGCGTACGACTCCGGGTCTGGTTGCGGCCCGGCGTGATCACCGTCGTCCAGGGGCTGCTGATCGCGCTGCTGTCGTTGGGCACGCACGTGGCGCTGTTCGTGCTGTCCGTGGTCGCGCTGGGCCTGATCCCGGTCTTCGGCGTCGGTTTCGCGCTCTTCCCGGTGGTCACCGCCGGGGTCCGGCTCTGCGCCGGGTTGCACCGCCGGCTGGCCCGCTGGGGTGGCATGGAGCTGGCCACGCCTTACCTCCCGGCGCCGGACGGCGCGCGATTCGGCACCTGGCGGCGGTTCCGCTGGGTGGTGTCCGACCCGGCGACCTGGCGGGACCTGGCCTGGCTACTGCCGGGCGCGATCACCGGCGCGGTCTGCCTGGTCGCGTTCGCCCTGCCGGCGTACGGCCTGGAAGGGCTGGTCGGTCTGCCGATGGTGTTGCACACCGCCGGCCTCTGGTACGGCTACGGTCCGTTCTGGCCGATCGACAACACCGTCCAGGCTCTGCTCTGTTTCCCGACCGGCGCGCTGCTGCTGATCGCCGGCGTGGCCGCCGGGCGGTGGCTGGTCTGGTTGCACGTCCGGTTCGCGGGCCTCTTCCTGCCGCCGACCCGCGGCGCCGAGTTGGCGCTGCGGGTGCGGCAGCTCACCGTCACCCGGGCCGAGGCGGTGGACGCGCAGGCCGCCGAGCTGCGCCGGATCGAACGGGACCTGCACGACGGCGCGCAGGCCCGGCTGGTCGCGTTGAGCATGAGCATCGGCCTGGCCGAGCAGCTGGTGGGCGACGACCCGGCGGCGGTCCGCCGGTTGCTCGCCGAGGCCCGGGAGACAAGTGGCCAGGCCCTGGCCGAGCTGCGCGGCCTGGTCCGCGGCATCCACCCGCCGGTGCTCGCCGAACGCGGCCTTCCCGGCGCGGTACGGGCACTGGCGCTCGCCGTGCCGCTGCCGGTGGAGGTCACCGTCGACCTGCCGGGCCGGCCGGCGGCCCCGGTCGAGTCGGCGGCATACTTCGCGGTCGCCGAGGCGCTGGCGAACGTGGGCAAGCACAGCGGGGCGACCCGGGCGTGGGTGGAGCTGCGGTACACCGCCGGGCGGCTGATCATGGTGGTCGGTGACGACGGCCGCGGCGGGGCGACGTCGGGGGCGGGCGGAGGGTTGGCCGGTACGGGCCGACGGCTGGCCGCCTTCGATGGCACGATGGCGGTGACCAGTCCGGCAGGTGGGCCCACCGTCATCAGCATGGAGTTGCCGTGCGAGTTGTCATCGCCGAGGACCTCGCCCTCCTCCGGGACGGGCTGA
- a CDS encoding MMPL family transporter, whose translation MFPHRTAGPPAGRRGKYAVLVLWLVLLSVAGPLAVKLGEAQDNSTLGALPAGVESSRAAQRVEAAFPDSRRQLAIAVYVRDGGLTAADRARADADRAAFAGYAEGGVVSPPVPSADGRALLFSLPVSVDEDRRADAVSAMKERLAEDVPSGLRTALTGDAAAESDVFDAFGGMDGALLLATAVTVALLLLVTYRSPVLWLVPLIAVGVANQLAAGTVYLLARHAGLAVDFQSQTILTVLVFGVGVDYALLLIARYREELRRHADRHAAMATALRRSYGAICASAATVALGLLCLLAADLPATRGLGPVGAVGIVAALLAMTTLLPALLVLLGRWVFWPFVPRYAPGADADDRAADHGVWRRIAGPVGRRPRLVWVGTTAALLVLTLGIGNLSLGLPDDESFTTEVGSVTGQRLIADHYPGGSAAPVEVVAAADTADRVVAAVGRVPGVSDVNEPQRSDDGRWVRVTTVLTDAPDSAAARDTVTRLRDAVHAVPGAEALVGGRTAMLIDERRTVDRDNRVVIPLVLAVVLVILVLLLRALVAPLLLMASVILTYAAAMGAAGLLLGALGHPHLFVGIPLQAFLFLVALGVDYTIFLMTRAREETALIGHRAGVLRALTVTGGVITSAGVVLAATFGALLVLPLVPSVQTGVIVGVGILLDTFLVRSLLIPALTLDLGVRTWWPGRLAHRPAGREQGAPLNASGRERAPV comes from the coding sequence ATGTTCCCGCACCGAACGGCCGGCCCACCGGCCGGACGCCGTGGCAAGTATGCCGTCCTCGTCCTCTGGTTGGTGCTGCTCTCGGTCGCCGGCCCACTCGCCGTGAAGCTGGGCGAGGCACAGGACAACTCGACGCTCGGCGCGCTGCCGGCCGGCGTCGAGAGCAGCCGGGCCGCACAGCGGGTCGAGGCCGCGTTCCCCGACTCCCGGCGGCAACTGGCCATCGCCGTGTACGTCCGCGACGGCGGCCTCACCGCCGCCGACCGGGCCCGGGCCGACGCCGACCGGGCCGCCTTCGCCGGGTACGCCGAGGGGGGCGTGGTGTCCCCGCCGGTGCCGAGCGCGGACGGCCGGGCACTGCTGTTCTCGCTCCCGGTGAGCGTCGACGAGGATCGGCGCGCCGACGCAGTGAGCGCCATGAAGGAGCGACTGGCCGAGGACGTGCCGTCGGGTCTACGGACCGCGCTGACCGGCGACGCCGCCGCCGAGAGCGACGTCTTCGACGCGTTCGGGGGGATGGACGGCGCGCTGTTGCTGGCCACCGCGGTCACCGTCGCCCTCCTCCTGCTGGTCACCTATCGCAGTCCGGTGCTGTGGCTGGTGCCGTTGATCGCGGTGGGGGTCGCCAACCAGCTCGCCGCCGGCACCGTCTACCTGCTGGCGCGGCACGCCGGGCTGGCCGTGGACTTCCAGAGCCAGACCATCCTGACCGTGCTCGTCTTCGGCGTCGGGGTGGACTACGCCCTGCTGCTCATCGCCCGCTACCGGGAGGAGTTGCGCCGGCACGCCGACCGGCACGCCGCGATGGCGACGGCGCTGCGCCGCTCGTACGGCGCGATCTGCGCCTCCGCGGCGACGGTCGCGCTGGGTCTGCTCTGCCTGCTCGCGGCGGACCTGCCGGCGACCCGTGGGCTGGGCCCGGTCGGCGCGGTGGGCATCGTCGCCGCGCTGCTCGCGATGACCACGCTCCTGCCGGCGCTCCTGGTGCTGCTCGGCCGGTGGGTGTTCTGGCCGTTCGTGCCCCGGTACGCCCCCGGCGCGGACGCCGACGACCGCGCCGCCGACCACGGGGTGTGGCGGCGGATCGCCGGTCCGGTCGGCCGCCGGCCACGGCTGGTCTGGGTGGGCACCACCGCCGCCCTGCTCGTGCTGACGCTCGGCATCGGCAACCTCAGCCTCGGCCTGCCCGACGACGAGTCCTTCACCACTGAGGTCGGCTCGGTCACCGGGCAGCGGCTGATCGCCGACCACTATCCGGGCGGGTCGGCCGCGCCGGTCGAGGTGGTGGCCGCCGCCGACACGGCGGACCGGGTGGTGGCCGCCGTCGGCAGGGTGCCGGGCGTCTCCGACGTCAACGAGCCACAGCGGTCCGACGACGGGCGCTGGGTCCGGGTCACCACGGTCCTCACCGACGCGCCGGACAGCGCCGCGGCCCGGGACACGGTGACCCGGCTGCGGGACGCCGTGCACGCCGTACCCGGCGCGGAGGCGCTCGTCGGCGGGCGCACCGCAATGCTGATCGACGAGCGACGCACGGTGGACCGGGACAACCGGGTGGTCATCCCGCTGGTGCTCGCCGTGGTCCTGGTGATCCTGGTGCTCCTGCTCCGGGCGCTTGTCGCCCCGCTGCTGCTGATGGCGAGCGTGATCCTGACGTACGCGGCGGCCATGGGCGCGGCCGGGCTGCTGCTCGGGGCACTGGGCCACCCGCACCTGTTCGTCGGGATTCCCCTCCAGGCGTTCCTGTTCCTGGTCGCCCTCGGCGTGGACTACACGATCTTCCTGATGACCCGGGCCCGGGAGGAGACGGCGCTGATCGGGCACCGGGCCGGCGTGCTGCGGGCGCTCACCGTCACCGGCGGTGTGATCACCAGCGCCGGCGTCGTGCTGGCGGCCACCTTCGGCGCACTGCTGGTGCTGCCGCTGGTGCCGTCGGTGCAGACGGGGGTGATCGTGGGGGTCGGCATCCTGCTCGACACGTTCCTGGTGCGCAGCCTGCTGATCCCGGCGCTGACCCTGGACCTGGGCGTCCGCACCTGGTGGCCGGGCCGGCTCGCCCACCGCCCTGCCGGGCGTGAGCAGGGGGCCCCGCTTAACGCCTCCGGTAGAGAAAGGGCCCCCGTTTAA
- a CDS encoding response regulator transcription factor: MTTSPTPATRTKVLLVDDHDLIRKGLRHAFERDRQFEVVGEAATAAEGVRQAGALQPDVVIMDLRLPDGSGLEATRALRKSSASMGIVVLTMYAGDDQLFGALEAGASAFVPKTAPADEVVAAARHAASSPSAFTAADLAEAMKRRLAPSGPQLSPREGQVLRLLADGMSVAGIAKQLFVSESTAKTHISKLYEKLGAANRAQALMTALRLGLLEAPDAPKF; encoded by the coding sequence ATGACCACTAGCCCGACACCGGCCACCCGTACCAAGGTCCTCCTTGTCGACGATCACGACCTCATCCGCAAGGGTCTGCGGCACGCCTTCGAGCGGGACCGGCAGTTCGAAGTCGTGGGCGAGGCCGCCACGGCCGCGGAAGGCGTGCGCCAGGCCGGCGCGCTCCAGCCGGACGTGGTGATCATGGACCTGCGCCTGCCCGACGGCAGCGGCCTGGAGGCCACCCGTGCGCTGCGCAAGTCCAGCGCGTCGATGGGCATCGTCGTGCTCACCATGTATGCCGGTGACGACCAGCTCTTCGGCGCCCTGGAGGCGGGCGCGAGCGCGTTCGTGCCGAAGACCGCCCCGGCCGACGAGGTGGTGGCCGCCGCCCGGCACGCCGCCTCCTCCCCCAGCGCGTTCACCGCGGCCGACCTGGCCGAGGCGATGAAGCGCCGGCTGGCGCCGTCCGGCCCGCAGCTCTCCCCCCGGGAGGGCCAGGTGCTGCGGCTGCTCGCCGACGGCATGAGCGTGGCCGGCATCGCCAAGCAGCTCTTCGTCAGCGAGTCGACCGCCAAGACCCACATCTCCAAGCTCTACGAGAAGCTGGGCGCCGCAAACCGGGCCCAGGCGCTGATGACCGCGCTGCGGCTGGGGCTGCTGGAGGCCCCGGACGCGCCGAAGTTCTGA
- a CDS encoding glycosyltransferase family 4 protein, producing the protein MSRTLLITNDFPPRPGGIQSFVHNLAVRQPPGSVVVYASSWRGAEKFDADQPFEVVRERTKVLLPTPLVAHRAARLARAYDCDTVWFGAAAPLGLLAPGLRRRAGIRRAVALTHGHEVGWAALPGARTALRRIGRGVDVTTYLGEYTRVRLARALDGLTELRRLAPGVDVETYHPDVDGGAVRARLGLADRPVVVCVSRLVPRKGQDTLIRAFPEIRRRVPDAALLVVGGGPYRAALAKLARQTGVERDVVFTGSVPAADLPAHYAAGDVYAMPCRTRNRGLDVEGLGIVYLEASATGLPVVAGDSGGAPDAVREGETGYVVPGRDVAQLTDRVATLLADRDLARQFGAAGRAWVEREWRWETQAERMAALLAG; encoded by the coding sequence ATGAGCCGCACCCTGCTGATCACCAACGACTTCCCGCCCCGCCCGGGCGGCATCCAGTCCTTCGTGCACAACCTCGCGGTGCGCCAGCCTCCCGGGTCGGTGGTGGTCTACGCGTCGAGCTGGCGGGGGGCGGAGAAGTTCGACGCCGACCAGCCGTTCGAGGTGGTCCGGGAACGCACCAAGGTGCTGCTGCCCACGCCGTTGGTGGCTCACCGGGCGGCCCGGCTGGCCCGGGCGTACGACTGCGACACGGTGTGGTTCGGCGCGGCGGCCCCGCTGGGGTTGCTGGCGCCGGGGCTGCGCCGGCGGGCGGGGATCCGGCGGGCCGTGGCCCTCACCCACGGCCACGAGGTCGGGTGGGCCGCGCTGCCCGGGGCGCGGACGGCGCTGCGCCGGATCGGCCGGGGCGTCGACGTCACCACCTACCTCGGTGAATACACCCGGGTCCGGCTGGCCCGTGCCCTGGACGGGTTGACCGAGCTGCGTCGGCTCGCGCCCGGTGTCGACGTGGAGACCTACCACCCCGACGTCGACGGCGGCGCGGTCCGGGCGCGTCTCGGGCTCGCCGACCGGCCGGTGGTGGTGTGCGTATCGCGGCTGGTGCCGCGCAAAGGTCAGGACACGCTGATCCGGGCGTTTCCCGAGATCCGCCGCCGGGTGCCGGACGCCGCGCTGCTGGTGGTCGGCGGCGGACCCTACCGGGCGGCGCTCGCGAAGCTGGCCCGGCAGACCGGGGTGGAACGGGACGTCGTGTTCACCGGCTCGGTGCCGGCGGCCGACCTGCCCGCGCACTACGCGGCCGGCGACGTCTATGCGATGCCCTGCCGCACCCGCAACCGCGGCCTGGACGTGGAGGGCCTCGGCATCGTCTACCTGGAGGCCAGCGCGACCGGGCTACCGGTGGTGGCGGGCGACTCCGGCGGGGCGCCGGACGCCGTCCGCGAGGGCGAGACCGGGTACGTCGTCCCCGGCCGGGACGTCGCCCAGCTCACCGACCGGGTGGCCACCCTGCTCGCCGACCGGGACCTGGCTCGTCAGTTCGGCGCGGCCGGCCGCGCCTGGGTCGAGCGGGAGTGGCGCTGGGAGACCCAGGCCGAGCGGATGGCCGCCCTGCTCGCCGGCTGA
- a CDS encoding response regulator transcription factor — protein sequence MRVVIAEDLALLRDGLTRILEAFGCQVVAAVDNGPSVLPALTTHRPDVAVIDVRLPPTFTDEGLQAAVRARAELPGLPVLVLSQHVEQLYARELLADRRGGVGYLLKDRVSHVDQFVDAVRRVAAGGTVMDPEVVAQLLARRAGAEPLGELTAREREVLGLMAEGRSNAAIAARLFVTAKAVDKHINNIFSKLRMPQSGDDNRRVLAVLAYLDGSDTRRPAG from the coding sequence GTGCGAGTTGTCATCGCCGAGGACCTCGCCCTCCTCCGGGACGGGCTGACCCGGATCCTGGAGGCGTTCGGCTGCCAGGTGGTGGCGGCCGTCGACAACGGACCGTCGGTGCTGCCCGCGTTGACCACGCACCGGCCGGACGTCGCGGTGATCGACGTACGACTGCCGCCGACGTTCACCGACGAGGGGTTGCAGGCGGCCGTGCGGGCCCGCGCCGAGTTGCCCGGGCTGCCGGTGCTCGTGCTGTCCCAGCACGTCGAGCAGCTCTATGCGCGGGAGCTGCTCGCCGACCGGCGGGGCGGGGTGGGCTACCTGCTCAAGGACCGGGTGTCGCACGTGGATCAGTTCGTCGACGCGGTGCGCCGGGTCGCGGCCGGCGGCACCGTGATGGACCCGGAGGTGGTCGCCCAACTGCTGGCCCGCCGGGCCGGCGCCGAGCCGCTCGGTGAGCTGACCGCGCGCGAGCGGGAGGTGCTCGGGCTGATGGCCGAGGGTCGGTCGAACGCGGCCATCGCCGCCCGGCTCTTCGTCACCGCGAAGGCCGTCGACAAGCACATCAACAACATCTTCAGCAAGTTGCGGATGCCGCAGTCCGGGGACGACAACCGGCGGGTGCTGGCCGTGCTGGCCTACCTGGACGGTTCCGACACCCGCCGCCCAGCCGGCTGA
- a CDS encoding SAM-dependent methyltransferase, which yields MQRPDWAPETIDIERPSVARMYDYYLGGSHNFAADRAAARAMVEAVPEAPLMAQANRAFLRRAVHHLLDAGVRQFLDIGSGIPTVGNVHEIAQRVDPESRVVYVDVDPVAVAHSQEILAGNERAVVVREDLRRPAAILDHPDVTRLLDLSQPVAVLIVAVLHFIPDSDRPEEILRTLRAALAPGSHLVLSQASDDGRAGTGERAEAERVYRRTDSQLFIRGRAELTALFAGFELVDPGVVWVPQWRPDAPDQAENAERAVFMGGVGRLGG from the coding sequence ATGCAGCGGCCGGACTGGGCACCGGAGACGATCGACATCGAGCGCCCGAGCGTGGCCCGCATGTACGACTACTACCTGGGCGGCTCGCACAACTTCGCGGCCGACCGGGCCGCCGCCCGGGCGATGGTGGAGGCGGTGCCCGAGGCCCCGCTGATGGCCCAGGCCAACCGCGCCTTCCTGCGCCGTGCCGTGCACCACCTGCTCGACGCCGGGGTGCGCCAGTTCCTGGACATCGGCTCCGGCATCCCGACCGTGGGCAACGTGCACGAGATCGCCCAACGGGTTGATCCGGAGTCCCGGGTGGTCTACGTCGACGTGGACCCGGTCGCGGTGGCGCACAGCCAGGAGATCCTGGCCGGCAACGAGCGGGCCGTCGTGGTGCGGGAGGACCTGCGCCGCCCGGCCGCGATCCTCGACCACCCGGACGTCACCCGGCTGCTCGACCTCTCCCAGCCGGTCGCGGTGCTGATCGTGGCGGTGTTGCACTTCATCCCCGACTCCGACCGCCCGGAGGAGATCCTGCGGACGCTGCGCGCGGCGCTGGCGCCCGGCAGCCACCTGGTGCTCTCCCAGGCCAGCGACGACGGCCGGGCCGGCACCGGCGAGCGGGCCGAGGCGGAGCGGGTCTACCGGCGCACCGACAGCCAACTGTTCATCCGGGGCCGGGCCGAGCTGACCGCGCTCTTCGCCGGCTTCGAGCTGGTCGACCCGGGTGTGGTGTGGGTGCCGCAGTGGCGGCCGGACGCCCCCGACCAGGCGGAGAACGCCGAGCGGGCGGTCTTCATGGGCGGGGTCGGGCGGCTCGGTGGCTGA